AACTTAGTTCGGGAGCAGGTATGACGAAGTTCGACGAGGCGACGCAGGCGATCAGGGTCGACGAGGGCACCTACGACGTGTGCCTCGATCCCGGCTACTCCATCGGCGGGCCGCTCAACGGCGGCTACCTGATGGCGGTGATCCTGCGGGCCGCGGTCGACTCCTCCCCGCACGAGCATCCGGTGAGCACGACCACCCAGTTCCTGAGGTCGCCCCGGCCGGGACCCGCCAAGGTGGTGGTGGAACAGCTGAAGGCGGGCCGGACGGCCGCCTTCACCAGGGCGAGGCTGATCCAGGACGACGTGCCGCAGCTCGAATCGTTGATCACGACCGCCACCCTGACCGACGTTGAGCCGATATTTGCGGATAAATCGGGTGTGGTGTTGCCGGCAGTGGAGGACTGCGTCAAACTCCCCGACCCCAAGCCCGAGTCGGGCATGACGCTGAACGCGCAGATGGAGATGCGCTTCGACCCGCCCACAATTGGCTGGCTCACCGGCGCCCCCACGGGACGCCCCGAGGCCCGCGCCTACTTCAGGATGGCCGAGCCCCAGGACCCCGACCCCT
This window of the Nonomuraea africana genome carries:
- a CDS encoding thioesterase family protein: MTKFDEATQAIRVDEGTYDVCLDPGYSIGGPLNGGYLMAVILRAAVDSSPHEHPVSTTTQFLRSPRPGPAKVVVEQLKAGRTAAFTRARLIQDDVPQLESLITTATLTDVEPIFADKSGVVLPAVEDCVKLPDPKPESGMTLNAQMEMRFDPPTIGWLTGAPTGRPEARAYFRMAEPQDPDPYVLALAVDALPPVVFSAGLRGWAPTVDLTWHLRALPAPGWLTLVAGGRLIADGWFDEEVEVWDSAGRLVAQSRQLARVGRG